Proteins found in one Lutimonas zeaxanthinifaciens genomic segment:
- the msrB gene encoding peptide-methionine (R)-S-oxide reductase MsrB, producing MKTFIALLLILSGTTLMAQEKKSMERKVNKTEEEWKQVLTPQQYYVLREKGTDRPGDGGYTKHFEKGTYHCAACDAQLFESGTKYESHCGWPSFDDAIKGSVEYVLDKSHGMIRTEIICTSCGGHLGHVFDDGPRDTTGKRYCVNTSSIRFEKSDL from the coding sequence ATGAAAACATTTATAGCATTGCTGTTGATATTGTCTGGAACAACGTTAATGGCTCAGGAAAAAAAAAGTATGGAAAGAAAAGTAAACAAAACGGAAGAGGAATGGAAACAGGTTTTAACTCCTCAGCAGTATTATGTCTTGAGGGAAAAAGGTACTGATCGTCCGGGTGACGGAGGGTATACCAAACATTTTGAGAAAGGAACTTATCATTGTGCTGCCTGTGATGCACAGCTATTCGAATCAGGTACTAAATATGAATCTCATTGCGGCTGGCCTTCGTTTGACGACGCAATCAAAGGAAGTGTTGAGTATGTCCTTGACAAGAGTCACGGTATGATAAGAACTGAGATCATCTGCACAAGTTGTGGTGGACATTTAGGTCATGTTTTTGACGATGGCCCAAGAGATACCACCGGAAAACGCTACTGTGTAAATACTTCTTCTATCCGATTTGAAAAATCTGATCTTTAA